From the genome of Parazoarcus communis, one region includes:
- a CDS encoding neutral zinc metallopeptidase: MRFDNGRESSNIEDRRGQQAPRRGLGGRGRIGLGTIVLALVAMYFGVDPSVVLNGAGVMNPPAQETSRPRISSGPGADDTARFVSMVLADTEDTWRAVFSAGGRRYQEPRLVLFSGATQSACGLGQAAMGPFYCPADGKIYLDLNFFNELRDRFRAPGDFAQAYVIAHEVGHHVQNQLGVSAKVQEARQRLSEREANRLSVKLELQADCLAGVWAHHADRSRQVLEAGDVEEALAAAAATGDDHLQKQARGYAVPDSFTHGTAAQRAQWFRTGLNAGTLRACDTFSVATR; this comes from the coding sequence ATGCGTTTCGACAATGGCAGGGAAAGCAGCAATATCGAGGACCGGCGCGGACAGCAGGCGCCGCGGCGTGGCCTCGGCGGTCGCGGCCGGATCGGGCTCGGTACCATCGTGCTCGCGCTGGTCGCCATGTACTTTGGCGTCGATCCCAGTGTGGTGCTCAACGGGGCTGGCGTGATGAATCCGCCGGCGCAGGAAACGAGTCGCCCGCGCATCTCTAGCGGACCTGGGGCGGACGATACGGCGCGCTTCGTGTCGATGGTGCTGGCCGATACCGAGGACACCTGGCGCGCAGTGTTCAGTGCCGGTGGGCGACGCTATCAGGAGCCCCGGCTGGTGCTGTTCAGTGGTGCGACCCAGAGCGCGTGCGGGCTTGGGCAGGCCGCGATGGGGCCCTTTTACTGCCCGGCTGACGGCAAGATCTACCTCGACCTGAATTTCTTCAACGAACTGCGTGATCGCTTCCGCGCGCCCGGAGACTTTGCCCAGGCTTATGTCATCGCGCACGAGGTCGGTCACCATGTGCAGAACCAGCTCGGGGTGTCGGCAAAGGTGCAGGAGGCGCGGCAGCGTCTCTCGGAGCGCGAAGCCAACCGGCTATCGGTGAAGCTCGAACTGCAGGCCGACTGCCTGGCCGGGGTGTGGGCGCATCACGCCGACCGCAGCCGTCAGGTGCTCGAAGCCGGGGACGTGGAAGAGGCGCTGGCCGCGGCGGCCGCAACCGGTGACGATCACCTGCAGAAACAGGCGCGCGGCTACGCCGTGCCCGACAGCTTCACACATGGCACCGCTGCGCAACGTGCGCAGTGGTTTCGCACCGGCCTGAACGCAGGCACCTTGCGCGCGTGCGACACCTTCAGTGTCGCCACGCGCTGA
- a CDS encoding KamA family radical SAM protein, whose product MRQQTPTLARSWPIARVDEVEDRPFRVFTQRDLDRIEPLTRMSEEARFEMKVVSTVLPFRVNQYVVDELIDWDRVPDDPIYQLTFPQRGMLTDAHFERIAQLYRNGADKAVIEAAAHEVRLELNPHPADQMEMNMPRDAEGNRIEGIQHKYRETVLFFPSQGQTCHSYCTFCFRWAQFVGDKTLRIAASEARMLHGYLREHHEVTDLLFTGGDPMVMKTKHLQGYLEPLLAPEFDHIQTVRIGTKALSFWPHRFLGASDADELIDLLERMVKAGKHVALMAHYNHWREMETPAARAAIRRIRSTGAVIRAQGPLIKHINDDPAVWARMWKTQVSLGIIPYYFFVERDTGARNYFEVPLARAWEIYREAIQQVSGLARTARGPSMSASPGKVEVQGVSEINGEKVFVLRFIQGRNPDWVQRPFFAKYDDQATWLHHLKPAFGEEKWFWEDEYNAIRDDKVGAEA is encoded by the coding sequence ATGAGACAACAAACGCCGACCTTGGCTCGTTCCTGGCCCATCGCTCGTGTTGATGAGGTTGAAGATCGACCCTTCCGTGTGTTCACCCAGCGCGACCTTGATCGCATCGAGCCGCTCACTCGCATGTCGGAAGAAGCCCGCTTCGAGATGAAGGTGGTGTCTACCGTGTTGCCTTTCCGGGTGAACCAGTACGTTGTCGACGAACTGATCGACTGGGACCGTGTGCCAGACGATCCGATCTACCAGCTGACCTTCCCGCAGCGCGGCATGCTGACCGACGCGCACTTCGAGCGTATCGCCCAGCTCTATCGCAACGGTGCAGACAAGGCCGTGATCGAGGCTGCTGCGCACGAGGTGCGGCTGGAGCTCAATCCCCATCCTGCGGACCAGATGGAGATGAACATGCCACGCGATGCCGAGGGCAACCGCATCGAAGGCATCCAGCACAAGTATCGCGAGACCGTGCTGTTCTTCCCCAGCCAGGGCCAGACCTGCCACAGTTACTGCACCTTCTGTTTCCGCTGGGCGCAGTTTGTCGGTGACAAGACGCTGCGCATTGCGGCGTCCGAAGCGCGGATGCTGCACGGCTACCTGCGCGAGCATCACGAGGTGACCGACCTGCTGTTTACCGGCGGCGATCCGATGGTGATGAAGACCAAGCATCTGCAAGGCTATCTGGAGCCCCTGCTGGCGCCGGAGTTCGACCACATCCAGACCGTCCGTATCGGCACCAAGGCGCTCAGCTTCTGGCCCCACCGTTTCCTTGGTGCTTCGGATGCAGACGAACTCATCGATCTGCTCGAACGCATGGTCAAGGCCGGCAAGCATGTGGCCCTGATGGCGCATTACAACCACTGGCGCGAAATGGAAACGCCGGCCGCACGTGCGGCAATCCGGCGTATCCGCTCGACCGGTGCGGTCATCCGTGCGCAGGGCCCCCTGATCAAGCACATCAACGACGATCCCGCAGTGTGGGCGCGGATGTGGAAGACGCAGGTCAGCCTCGGCATCATTCCCTACTATTTCTTCGTCGAGCGCGATACCGGTGCGCGCAACTACTTCGAGGTGCCGCTGGCACGGGCGTGGGAGATCTATCGCGAAGCCATCCAGCAGGTGTCCGGCCTGGCCCGTACCGCGCGTGGTCCGAGCATGAGCGCCAGCCCGGGCAAGGTCGAGGTGCAGGGTGTGTCCGAAATCAACGGCGAGAAGGTGTTCGTGCTGCGCTTCATCCAGGGTCGCAATCCGGACTGGGTGCAGCGGCCCTTCTTCGCAAAGTACGACGACCAGGCGACCTGGCTGCATCACCTCAAGCCCGCATTTGGCGAGGAGAAGTGGTTCTGGGAAGACGAATACAACGCCATCCGCGACGACAAGGTGGGTGCCGAAGCCTGA
- a CDS encoding EAL and GGDEF domain-containing protein, protein MKPASLNEISAACSLLDRDEGLLRVFIDALPDLVFFKDEEGRYLGCNRAFEAYVNKAEAEIIGRTDGDLFAAELAASYQELDRRVRESGVALRQEERIVYPDGREVLLDTLKTPFFGAQGFSGLMGVIRDITSLKQAEAALRASQASLERAQAVARTGSWQISLVERQLIWSAETYRIFGLPVGTPVSYESFLNAVHPEDRLRVDAAWRAARAGAGLDVQHRVIVDGCVRWVHERAELQYDDEGRLVAGLGTAQDITEQKHAEGKLKQAAAVFENTAEAVLITDVDQRIVAVNRAFTVITGFTEEEAIGQRPTMLSSGRQSARFYREMWREVSVTGHWQGEIWNRRKNGEIFPELLTLSVVRDEEGFITHFVGVFSDISRMKHAEAQLQHLAHYDALTDLPNRVLLNLRLEHSAERVRRGGKIMAALFMDIDRFKNVNDSLGHPVGDELLVEIARRLNGRMRAEDTLARLGGDEFVILLDRIDRVDDVASFALEMIELMNQPFQLRSGEEVFVGASIGISIYPDDNDDYQQLIRNADAALYEAKAAGRNVYRFYTEALTIAAQERLALETALRRALERNELVLHYQPVVAVASGYTTGVEALVRWRHPADGLVSPLRFIPMAEETGLIVPLGIWVLEEACRQGRAWLDGGRVMPIAVNISSRQFADGALVDTVRRVLDRSGFPASMLTLELTESAIMHKPDQAVRVLEELKAIGVKFSIDDFGTGYSSLAYLKRFPVDALKIDRSFVADIVDDENDRMIVSTVVAMARQLQLSVIAEGVETAEQLAFLTRLGCSACQGYLFGHPLEAGELDFG, encoded by the coding sequence ATGAAGCCCGCATCCCTGAACGAAATTTCGGCAGCGTGCTCGCTCCTCGACCGGGACGAGGGCTTGCTGCGCGTGTTCATCGATGCGCTTCCCGATCTGGTTTTTTTCAAGGATGAAGAGGGGCGCTATCTCGGCTGCAATCGTGCGTTCGAAGCCTACGTCAACAAGGCGGAAGCGGAGATCATCGGACGTACCGATGGCGACCTCTTCGCCGCAGAGCTTGCAGCTTCCTACCAGGAGCTGGACCGGCGCGTAAGAGAGTCGGGCGTGGCCCTTCGCCAGGAAGAACGGATTGTCTATCCCGATGGTCGCGAGGTCTTGCTCGACACCCTGAAAACGCCGTTCTTTGGTGCCCAGGGCTTCTCCGGCCTGATGGGGGTCATCCGTGACATCACTTCGCTCAAGCAGGCCGAAGCAGCCCTGCGTGCAAGCCAGGCTTCGCTGGAGCGGGCCCAGGCGGTGGCGCGAACAGGAAGCTGGCAGATCAGTCTCGTCGAACGGCAACTGATCTGGTCGGCGGAGACCTATCGCATTTTCGGGCTGCCGGTGGGCACGCCGGTGAGCTACGAGAGCTTCCTCAACGCGGTGCATCCCGAGGACCGCCTCCGGGTCGACGCCGCGTGGCGGGCGGCGCGGGCGGGGGCCGGGCTCGACGTGCAGCACCGGGTCATTGTCGATGGCTGCGTGAGATGGGTGCATGAGCGTGCCGAGCTGCAATACGACGATGAGGGGCGCCTGGTCGCGGGTCTCGGCACAGCTCAGGACATTACCGAACAGAAGCATGCCGAAGGAAAACTGAAGCAGGCTGCAGCCGTGTTCGAGAATACCGCGGAAGCGGTGCTCATCACCGATGTCGACCAGCGCATCGTGGCGGTCAACCGGGCGTTTACCGTGATCACCGGCTTTACCGAGGAGGAGGCCATCGGTCAGCGGCCGACCATGTTGAGCTCGGGACGGCAGAGTGCGCGCTTCTACCGCGAGATGTGGCGCGAAGTGAGCGTCACCGGCCACTGGCAAGGCGAGATCTGGAACCGGCGGAAGAATGGCGAGATCTTCCCCGAGCTGCTGACCCTGTCGGTGGTGCGTGACGAGGAAGGTTTCATCACCCATTTCGTCGGCGTGTTCTCCGATATCAGCCGCATGAAGCACGCGGAGGCCCAGCTCCAGCATCTGGCGCACTACGATGCGCTGACCGACCTTCCGAACCGGGTGCTGCTCAACCTTCGCCTCGAGCACAGCGCGGAACGGGTCCGGCGCGGCGGCAAGATCATGGCGGCGCTGTTCATGGACATCGACCGCTTCAAGAACGTCAACGACAGTCTTGGCCATCCTGTGGGTGACGAGTTGCTGGTCGAGATCGCACGCCGGCTGAACGGGCGGATGCGGGCGGAAGATACGCTCGCCCGGCTCGGTGGAGACGAGTTCGTGATCCTGCTCGATCGCATCGACCGGGTCGACGACGTTGCCAGCTTTGCGCTCGAGATGATCGAACTGATGAACCAGCCGTTCCAGCTGCGCAGCGGGGAGGAGGTGTTCGTCGGTGCGAGTATCGGCATCAGCATCTATCCGGACGACAATGATGACTATCAGCAGCTGATCCGCAATGCAGATGCGGCCCTGTACGAGGCCAAGGCGGCCGGACGGAACGTCTATCGCTTCTACACCGAGGCGCTCACGATTGCTGCGCAGGAGCGCCTGGCGCTGGAAACCGCCTTGCGCAGGGCGCTGGAGCGCAATGAGCTCGTGCTGCACTACCAGCCTGTGGTTGCAGTGGCGTCCGGCTACACGACAGGGGTCGAGGCGCTGGTGCGCTGGCGCCATCCGGCCGACGGACTGGTTTCGCCCCTGCGCTTCATCCCGATGGCAGAAGAGACCGGGCTGATCGTGCCGCTCGGCATCTGGGTGCTGGAGGAGGCGTGCAGACAGGGACGGGCCTGGCTCGACGGGGGGCGGGTCATGCCGATTGCGGTCAATATCTCGTCACGCCAGTTTGCGGACGGCGCGCTGGTCGATACCGTGCGTCGTGTGCTGGATCGAAGTGGCTTTCCGGCGAGCATGCTGACCCTGGAGCTGACCGAGAGCGCGATCATGCACAAGCCCGACCAGGCCGTCCGGGTACTGGAAGAGCTGAAGGCGATCGGGGTGAAGTTCTCCATCGACGACTTCGGCACAGGCTATTCGTCGCTGGCCTATCTCAAGCGTTTCCCGGTCGATGCGCTCAAGATCGACCGCAGTTTCGTGGCCGATATCGTCGACGACGAGAACGATCGTATGATCGTGTCGACGGTGGTGGCGATGGCGCGACAACTGCAGCTCAGCGTGATCGCCGAGGGCGTTGAGACTGCCGAGCAACTGGCTTTCCTGACCCGGCTCGGGTGCTCCGCATGTCAGGGCTATCTGTTCGGGCACCCGCTCGAGGCCGGGGAACTCGACTTCGGCTGA